The DNA sequence TTAACTCTTATCTCTGATTTCATCTTAACCCTAACCTTCAATTTTACCTTAACCCTTATCTCTGATTTCACCCTAACGTTCAGTTTCACCCTAACCCTTTTCTCTGATTTCACCCTAACGTTCAGTTTCACCCTAACCCTTATCTCTAATTTCACCTTAAACCTTATCTCTGATTTCACCCTACCCTTCAATTTCACCTTAACCCTTATGTCACGTTATTAACTTACCAAgatcctgtagtggcaccaaatcttgtataaagggggtcgaatgaggtgtctaagaccagttatgggttgctggttgtAATTACGCTGTCTATAGGCGTGTATcagttttgtagttgaagttatgaatattggctctgtgctGTCTGCATTTCAAACTTACGCTCTGCTTCTCGGTGACACCCCCTCAGctttgcctagcctgcttgatggcccattaagggccatcagctacacaattgacccgaaacgtgcccatgtgactccagactccattttgctgtaattttccacagttaAGAACAAAAGGGtcttcttacacctggaaaaggctgatgcctcagcTCCAGCTTATCTTCAGatctgcttcttacctctggggGGGggctttgttcagagcttcactTTGTAGCAAAGGAcctaatgacccatcccagctggggatgttccagagatttgatttgaacctgcagtttattccatcgctgctacaagcctgaaccaagaactttgccgttCCTGGATGTGATTGATTCCATTGAACCAGTTCTAGGtctcatctctacctttatcCTTttgtgaataaacctttagatttgagatgctaaaggattggcaacagcgtgatttgtgggtaagatctgatctgtatattgacctgggtctggggcttggtcctttgggatcgagggaaccttttttcttttactggggccTTGGTTTTCATAACCTTTCGTTCCCCATAACGAGCGGCACCGGTGGGGATACTGGGAAACGGGAGTGTctgaggaaattgcttgtgtgacttgtggttagccagtggggtgagaccaaagtcctctttggctggctggtttggtttgcctcagAGGTGGAGAAACCCCAGTTCCCTTGGGCTGggactgccctgctttaagcaatttgtcctgatttggcactctcagctgGGTActgccagaaccagcatcgttacctTAGCTCTAATTTCACCCTAACTTTCCATTTCACCTTAACCCTTATCGCTAATTTCACCTTAACCCTTATCGCTAATTTCACCCTAACAATTATTATCGCTAATTTCACCCGAACCCTTATCTCTGATTTCACCTGAACTTTCAATTTCACCCTAACCCTTATCTCTGATTTCACCCTAACAATTATTATATCTAATTTCACCTTAACTTTTAATTCCACCTTAACCCTTATCTCTGATATCACCCTAATCCTAATCTTCAATTTCACCCAAACCCTTATCTTTAATTTCACCCGAACTTTCAATTTCACCCGAACTTTTAATTCCACCTTAACCCTTATCTCTGATTTCACCTGAACTTTCAATTTCACCCTAACCCTTATCTCTGATTTCACCCTAACAATTATTATATCTAATTTCACCTTAACTTTTAATTCCACCTTAACCCTTATCTCTGATATCACCCTAATCCTAATCTTCAATTTCACCCAAACCCTTATCTCTAATTTCACCCGAACTTTCAATTTCACCCTAACCCTTATCTCTGATTTCACCCTAATCCTAATCTTCAATTTCACCCAAACCCTTATCTCTAATTTCACCCAAACTTTCAATTTCACCCGAACTTTTAATTCCACCTTAACCCTTATCTCTGATTTCACTCTAACAATTATTATATCTAATTTCACCTTAACTTTTAATTCCACCTTAACCCTTATCTCTGATATCACCCTAATCCTAATCTTAAATTTCACCCGAATTCTTCTCTCTAATTTCACCCGAACTTTCAATTTCACCCGAACTTTTAATTCCACCTTAACCCTTATCTCTGATTTCACTCTAACAATTATTATATCTAATTTCACCTTAACTTTTAATTCCACCTTAACCCTTATCTCTGATATCACCCTAATCCTAATCTTCAATTTCACCCGAATTCTTCTCTCTAATTTCACCTGAACTTTCAATTTCACCCAAACCCTTATCTCTGATATCACCCTAATCCTAATCTTCAATTTCACCCGAATTCTTCTCTCTAATTTCACCTGAACTTTCAATTTCACCTTAACTCTTCTCTCTAATTTCACCTTAACCCTATCTCTCTGATTGTCACCCTACCTCTAGGGAACAGCTGCAATGGAGCCGATGTTGGACCCCGGGCTGGAGCCGATGTCGGACCCCGGACTAGAGCCTCCTCTAAGCCAGGAGAGCTTCTTTGATTTATGGAACATGATGTAAGGATCGGGGGGACCCCCTCgcttcctgccccctccacccagatGATTAGCCCCCGCCAGGTTTCACCCGCCCCTTCCCTAGCATGTCCTAAACTACCCCCCAACACCCCTTGTAATGTAGGGGTGCAGAGCTGGGTTTAGCTTGCACGGTGCATTGCGGGGAGCGGGGGGCCGCCGGGACTTGCCACCTCCTTCATCTGCACCGTTCCTGTCTCTTTCAACAGGGAGCTTCGAACCCGAAAGGATTCCACCACACAGGATTGCCAGGGGCTGGCTGTAAGTGCAGAGGGCCGgtggggaatagaacccaggagtcctgcctctcaGCCAAGTCCGTCCCCCCCCCACTTggccacactcccctcccagagccggggagagaacccaggagtcctggctcccagcccccgtgctctaacccaccagcccccactcccctaccagagccagggagagaacccagaagtcctggctcccagcccccctgctctaacccaccagcccccactcccctcccagagccggggagagaacccaggcgtcctggctcccagccccccctgctctaacccaccagcccccactcccctcccagagccggggagagaacccaggagtcctggctcccagccccccctgctctgacccaccagcccccactcccctcccagagctgcggagagaacccaggagtccaggctcccagcccccccgcctgctctaacccaccagcccccactcccctcccagagccggggagagaacccaggagtcctggctcccagccccccctgctccaacccaccagcccccactccccacccagagctgggaagagaacccaggagtccggacccccctgctccaacccaccagcccccactaccctcccagagctggggagggaacccaggagtcctggctccctgccccccctgctctaacccaccagcccccactcccctcccagagccggggagagaacccaggagtcctggctcccagccccccctgctctaacccaccagcccccactaccctcccagagctggggagggaacccaggagtcctggctccctgccccccctgctctaacccaccagcccccactcccctaccAGAGCCAGGgtgagaacccagaagtcctggctcccagcccccctgctctaacccaccagcccccactcccctcccagagccggggagagaacccaggcgtcctggctcccagccccccctgctctaacccaccagcccccactaccctcccagagctggggagggaacccaggagtcctggctccctgtcccccctgctctaacccaccagcccccactcccctcccagagctgcggagagaacccaggagtcctgggtcccagccccccctgctctaacccaccagcccccactcccctcccagagctgggaagagaacccaggagtcctggctcccagcccccccctgctctgacccatcagcccccactcccctcccagagccagggagagaacccaggagtcctggctcccagccccccctgctctgacccaccagtccccactcccctcccagagccggggagagaacccaggagtccgggctcccagcccgccctgctctaacccagcAGGGTGGACTCGGGGGGCTGGATCCGCGGTGGAAGGCagggttgggtgggggggggattctggggtggggctgaggtcGGTAGGGGGAGCCTGGGCAGCGGCATTAACCCTTCGCTCGCCGTGTCTCCCCCCGCCAGAGCCTGCCGGACCCAGatctgagcctggccctgggcCTGTCTGACTCGGCAgacccctccctcctgctgccgCAGGCCGGGGGCAGCgacgggggctgggggctccccgACCCGGCCCCGGAGCcgccccccacctctgccaccgTCCCCTCCACCGAGGACTACGCCGGGGAGCACGGATTCGAGCTGGCCTTCCAGCAGTCGGGGACCGCCAAGTCCGTCACCTGCACCGTacggaccggggggggggggggggggttcagggaagACCGGGGCAAGcaaccccactgagcccccaccccgctccctgccccacagcgccccctagcgccgccctggggccagccccctgccaggggagagcgccccctgctgcccccgccccgctccctgccccacagcgccccctagctccgccctggggccagccccctgccaggggagagcaccccctgctgagcccccgccctgctccctgccccacagcgccccctagcgccgccctggggccagccccctgccaggagagagcgccccctgctgcccccgccccgctccctgccccacagcgccccctagcgccgccctggggccagccccctgccaggagagagcgccccctgctgcccccgccccgctccctgccccacaccccccctagcgccgcccgggggccagccccgcctgccaggggagagcgccccctgctgccgccgccccgctccctgccccacaccccccctagcgccgcccgggggccagccccgcctgccaggggatagcaccccctgctgagccccctgccccgctccctgccccacagcgccccctagcgctacCCTGCGGCCAGCCccacctgccaggggagagcgccccctgctgccccttccctgctccctgccccacagcgccccctagcgccaccctggggccagccccgcctgccaggggagagcgccccctgctgacccccgtCTCCGTTCCCCCGCAGTACTCCCCGGAGCTGAACAAGCTGTACTGCCAGCTGGCGAAGACCTGCCCCGTGCAGATCCGGACGGCCAGCCAGCCCCCGGCCGGCGCCGTCATCCGGGCCACGGCCGTCTACAAGAAATCGGAGCACGTGGCCGAGGTGGTGCGACGCTGCCCCCACCACGAACGCTGCGAGGAGTACCGCGACGGTGAGGGGCACGGCTCGCGGGGGGGGATGACGACCTggggaactccctgctgcaggggaaACCCAGCTGGAGGGATCTTGGGATGGGGCCGAGGGGGGCGGAGCTCTGATGTGCCGGAGAAGAAGGCTGgatggcggggcggggcggcggggggggggacgtggGGCCCAGAGGTGTCTCCCCTTGAGCTGCCCCCTCGTCTCCCGTGACAGGGTTCGCCCCGGCCCGCCACCTGATCCGGATCGAAGGGAACCAGCAGGCGCATTACTACGACGACGAACACACCAAGCGCCAGAGTGTCACGGTGCCCTATGAGACGCCCCAGGTACCGGGatatggggcctgtcccctctagggggcgccggctcccatctgccaccagggcggggcctggctggctcaggggggggcggggaatggggcaggggcccgtcccctctggggggcgccggctcccatctgccaccagggcggggactggctggctcagggggggcggggaatggggcaggggcccgtcccctctagggggcgctgggatcGTTGTAATTCCCTCTCTGCCCTGCAGGTGGGGTCAGACTGCACCACCGTGCTGTATAACTTCATGTGTAACAGTTCGTGCATGGGGGGCATGAACCGGCGTCCCATCCTGGCCATCATCACTCTGGAGGGCAGGCAGTAAGTGTCGtcgtccccacacacacagccctccccGGGCCCCCTGCCTTGTAGCCCCCTGCCGGGGCCGAAGCTGCCACCCCCCGCAACCTGTGCACCCCCAATCAGCCGTGAGGCGTTGGGGAGCggtggggttgggagccaggactcctgggttctctccccggctctgggaggggagtgggggctggtgggtcagagcaagtggggctggaagccaggactcctgggttctctccctggctctgagggggtgagtgggggctggtgggttagaacagggggggctgggagccaggactcctgggttctatccgcggctccaggaggggagtgagaatggggggagggttgagggctgggagccaggattcctgggttctatccccggctccaAGAGGGGAGTGAGAATGGGGGGAGGgttagggggctgggagccaggactcctgggttctgtccccagctccacGAGGGGAGTGagaatgggggggagggttggggggctgggagccaggactccggggttctgtccccggctccaggaggggagtgagATTCGGGGGAGGgttagggggctgggagccaggactcctgggttctgtccccggctccaCGAGGGGAGTGagaatggggggagggttggggggctgggagccaggactcctgggttctctccctggctccaggaggggagtgagattggggggagggtttagggctgggagccaggattcctgggttctatccccggctccaAGAGGGGAGTGAGAATGGGGGGAGGgttagggggctgggagccaggactcctgggttctgtccccggctccaCGAGGGGAGTGagaatggggggagggttggggggctgggagccaggactcctgggttctctccctggctccaggaggggagtgagattggggggagggtttagggctgggagccaggattcctgggttctatccccggctccaggaggggagtgagaatggggggagggttagggggctgggagccaggactcctgggttctgtccccggctccaCGAGGGGAGTGagaatggggggagggttggggggctgggagccaggactcctgggttctctccctggctccaggaggggagtgagaacggggggagggttggggggttgggagccaggactcctgggttctgtccccggctccaggaggggagtgagattggggggagggtttagggctgggagccaggattcctgggttctatccccggctccaCAAGGGGAGTGagaatggggggagggttggggggctgggagccaggactcctgggttcctgtcCGTGTCTAACGCCCGTTCTCTGCCCTCCCGGCGCAGCGGGCAGCTCCTGGGCCGCCGATGCTTCGAGGTTCGAGTCTGCGCCTGCCCCGGACGGGACCGCAGGACGGAGGAGGAGAATTCCTGCAAGAAATTGCCCGGCAGGGTCCTGAGTGGGGCCGGGGCGCACAAAGGGGTCAGGGCCAAGAGAGGTGAGTGCGGCGGCGGGCCCAGGGACTGagaggcgctggggggcggggatctGAGCCGGCAGGCGAAAGGGGAAGAGTGGGGTATGAGGGGGCGGGGCGAAAGGCGAGTGTGAGGGGGAGGAGCCAAgagcgaggagaagggggcgtggcttctgagggggcggggcccatAGGGGCTGACCCACGTGGGAGTCGAGGTCCGTAACTCGGCGTCTGCTAGACGTCGAAGCTGAAATCGACCCAACTTGATTGGCCAGTTGGATTGGCcctgcccttccccgcccccccccactcttGGCTCCGccccacgcaggagtcctgccctCCAGAACGCCCCATGCTCTCCTTGTCCAGTTTCCAGCCTTTTATTCGGACGTGACTGAATCAGGATCGACTGGATCCGAGCGCGCCAGCTTGCTGATTTGAACACCAAGTTCTTCTTTGTACTTGCGACCGTATTCCTCCAATCAGGTCCCTTCGCTCTTCTTAGCCAATCAGCAAGCTGCTTAATTAACTGAGACCCACGTGGAGATCTAATGAAGAGTTGTATAGAGCACGTTTCAATCGGGGCGTGAACTGAGGTGCTAATACACGCAGTCTGACGAGCATCCGTGATCAGCAATTCCACCTGGGAATAATAGAAATTACACCGGGATGTCTTATTCCATTTACAGATAATCATCAGTGATCCATTCTTCCATCAGTCAGATCCATTGATCACACGTGTCTTACAACCATCAGTGATCCATTGTTCCATTGGTTGGATCCAATGATCACACATCTCCTACAACCATCAATGATCCATTCTTCCATTGATTGGATCCATTGATCACACATCTCCTACAACCATCAATGATCCATTCTTCCATTGATTAGATCCATTGATCACACATCTCCTACAACCATCAATGATCCATTCTTCCATTGATTAGATCCATTGATCATACTTCTCCTACAACCATCAATGATACATTCTTCCATTGATTAGATCCATTGATCATACTTCTCCTACAACCATCAATGGTCCATTCTTCCATTGATTAGATCAATTGATCACACATCTCCTACAACCATCAATGATCTATTCTTCCATTGGTTGGATCCAATGATCACACTTCTCTTACAACCATCAGTGATCCATTCTTCCATTGATTAGATCCATTGATCATACTTCTCCTACAACCATCAATGGTCCTTTcttctgggttggaagggacctcaggaggtatctagtccaaccccctgctcaaagcaggaccaatcccaactaaataaTCACTTCTCATAACCATCAATGATCCATTCTTCCATTGGTCGGATCCATTAATCACATGTCTATTACAACCATCAGTGATCCATTCTTCCATCGGTCGGATCCATTAATCACACTTCTCTTACAACCATCAATGATCCATTTTTCCATCAGTCAGATCCATTGAtcacacttagaatcatagaagatcagggttggaagggacctcaggaggtatctagttcaaccccctgctcaaagcaggccctaCCCCAACTAAATAATCACTTCTCTTACAACCATCAAAGGTCCATTCTTCCGTCTTTCTAATCTATTTATAGGCTGGGAAGGATTAAATTTTAATAGGGAAATATCCGTAAACGTCCCTTCACCTCACCCATGCAAATCAATGGCCAATTATTTCCGTGAATGGTAGAAATTGACAGTCAGGCAAACTGAAGTCAATATTCTTCAATCAACCATGAATAAATTCTCCAGCCGGACGGATGCTCTTGCGATCTGTTGAGAGTAGGATTGAGGATATTTACCTGGTAATATTTTTGACCGGTGCTGAGGACAATTTGGGGCTTTCGCGGTTATAAAGCTTGAACATTTTATTCCCCAGAATGGGGCAGGGTGACTTTCCCAGGGAGCAATGGGTTTGACAtatatttcccccacccccagctttccAGGCTACCATGGAAACAGCTGAGAACCCCAAGAAGCTGGTGGTGTCCTCCGAGAAAGAGGTCTTCCTCCTCGAGGTGAGTCCTGGTGCGAAAATTGGGggttcaggactcctgggttctcttcccggctctgggaggggagtgggggctggtgggttagagcagggagggctgggagccaggactccggggttctctccACGGTgccaggaggagaaggggggctggtgggttggagttgtgggggctgggagctaggactcctgggttctttccccggctctggcaggggagtgggggctggtgggttggagtagggtggggctgggagccaggactcctgggttctctccacggtgccaggaggagaaggggggctggtgggttggagtgggggggcggggctgggagccaggactcctgggctctttccccggctctggcaggggagtggggtccatcTGTCCTCTGTGCAATTTGAGTGGATCTAATAttggagggagcaggaggggggttggcctgtcctgggagggggtcggggagtctgactccccccccccacacctctttctctccccccccccccccacacaccaggtTCACGGGCGCAAACGATACATGATGCTGAAGGAAATCAACGACGCCCTGGAGATGGCGGCCGCCAAGCAGCAGGGGGAGCCGGAGAGTCACCGCAATGCCACGCCCTCGAGGTGGAAagggggcggggccctgggctgggaaagggggcggggccggcctgcatcctgggggcggggggcctgGCTGCACCACAGGAAGCTCCTCCCTCTGATGAAAGGAGGCGGGGCCTAGCTcaaaggggaaaaggagggaggggggctccccGCCCCATGGGAGGCTCCCCCGCCCTTCATGGAAAGAGGGTGGAGTCTGGCTTGACCCCTAAGGTGGGGGCCCCACTGGAAAAGGGGCCGGGTCCAGTTGCACCCTTGGGTGTGGGACCCTgcagggttctctccccggctctgggaggggagtgggggccggtgggttagagcagggggggctgggagccaggactcctgggttctctccccggctctgggaggggagtgggggctggtgggttagaggcaggggtgggtgggagccaggactcctgggttctctccccggctctgggaggggagtgggggctggtgggttagagcaggggtgggtgggagccaggactcctgggttctctccccggctctgggaggggagggggggctgatggcttagagcagggggggctgggggccaggactcctgggttctctccccggctctgggaggggaggggggggggctgatggcttagagcagggggggctgggggccaggactcctgggttctctccctagtGCTGagtctcttcctcctctcccccgggGCAGGTTGCTGAAGACCCGGAAGGAGTCGGCGGACGGGATGCTGCCTCGGAGCGGAAAGAAACTGCTGGTGAAGGAGGAGGATTCGGAataattccccccccctccagccccccccctccccgcctcctcCTCTCTTGCACTCAGCTAATTTTCACTGCCAGCTTTTTACAGAGCTCTAGTTTTCTATGAAATCTCCTCTCTccccgggggcagcaggggcagccctACGGTTCCTCCCctcagcactggggctccccccccccccacacgtcTCAGgacggagggggggtgggggaagattgCTCCCATCCTGCTGAGGACCCCGCCCCCTTCTGGGACCCCCGCCCCCTGGTCCCGCGACCCCGCCCCGCTCTGTACACCCACCCCTTCCCGCCGATTTTTATATCAACTTTTTATACAATAAATCCAGCTGATTCTTAGCCGCCGCCTCCCCTTccgtgggtgtggggggggggatcaagGGCCGGTTGGCTGCGGGGGCTGCGTTAATTAACAGGGCACCCACAGAATGGGCCCAAaatcagctggggagggggactcGGCTTTGAGCGGATGTGGTGCCACTTGGGATCCGGTCTGAGACCCCGTCGGGATTAGCTGTCGGTGCCCTGGAAGGAAACCCAGGGGGTGGGGACCCACGGATGGAGGGGAGGGGTCgccaacccccccccagcttgGTGATTCGACACGTAGACAAGAATCCGGCGCgcaggagcagggaggttgaTTTGACCTCCGGATTCGGCCCCGGCTGGAGGCCAGTTCTGCTGTCGACCAATCAAGAAAagggtgattttaaaaaacaaagaccgGGGGATGCCTCCGGTAGAGGAGATGGATGCAGCATTTtgataacagggacccacagggCTCGGAGAGGCCACAAAAGTCACCCAGGCTCGATGCCGGGTTTGTTGCGTCTCATCCAACCAAGACAGACGACCGTCCAGCTGCCTTTTGAAACCCTCCAGCAAAGATGCCTCCCTCAACGTAACCATCTCATGGAAATGTCCCAAGACCTGGTAGCagttgtggaagccagtaaataattaacaaggttttgaagagatcttaatgaatgttagttagcaagagtcaggccaagTACCCGGACGTCTGGTGAAACGAATCAGAGAAGatccgggttggaagggacctcaggaggtatctagccccaccccctgctcaaagcaggaccaatccccaactaaatcatcccagccacagcAAGGGGGGTCCGtcctgaggccggttttgttcaacattgttaatgatctggaggatgggattAATTgccccctcagcaagttcgcggctGACACGaagctgggggcagaggtggatacgctggagggtcgggatagggtccagagggacctggacaaattggaggattgggccagaa is a window from the Mauremys mutica isolate MM-2020 ecotype Southern unplaced genomic scaffold, ASM2049712v1 Super-Scaffold_277, whole genome shotgun sequence genome containing:
- the TP53 gene encoding cellular tumor antigen p53 isoform X1; protein product: MLKDWQQRDLWGTAAMEPMLDPGLEPMSDPGLEPPLSQESFFDLWNMMELRTRKDSTTQDCQGLASLPDPDLSLALGLSDSADPSLLLPQAGGSDGGWGLPDPAPEPPPTSATVPSTEDYAGEHGFELAFQQSGTAKSVTCTYSPELNKLYCQLAKTCPVQIRTASQPPAGAVIRATAVYKKSEHVAEVVRRCPHHERCEEYRDGFAPARHLIRIEGNQQAHYYDDEHTKRQSVTVPYETPQVGSDCTTVLYNFMCNSSCMGGMNRRPILAIITLEGRHGQLLGRRCFEVRVCACPGRDRRTEEENSCKKLPGRVLSGAGAHKGVRAKRAFQATMETAENPKKLVVSSEKEVFLLEVHGRKRYMMLKEINDALEMAAAKQQGEPESHRNATPSRLLKTRKESADGMLPRSGKKLLVKEEDSE
- the TP53 gene encoding cellular tumor antigen p53 isoform X2, encoding MEPMLDPGLEPMSDPGLEPPLSQESFFDLWNMMELRTRKDSTTQDCQGLASLPDPDLSLALGLSDSADPSLLLPQAGGSDGGWGLPDPAPEPPPTSATVPSTEDYAGEHGFELAFQQSGTAKSVTCTYSPELNKLYCQLAKTCPVQIRTASQPPAGAVIRATAVYKKSEHVAEVVRRCPHHERCEEYRDGFAPARHLIRIEGNQQAHYYDDEHTKRQSVTVPYETPQVGSDCTTVLYNFMCNSSCMGGMNRRPILAIITLEGRHGQLLGRRCFEVRVCACPGRDRRTEEENSCKKLPGRVLSGAGAHKGVRAKRAFQATMETAENPKKLVVSSEKEVFLLEVHGRKRYMMLKEINDALEMAAAKQQGEPESHRNATPSRLLKTRKESADGMLPRSGKKLLVKEEDSE